From a single Desulfatirhabdium butyrativorans DSM 18734 genomic region:
- a CDS encoding energy transducer TonB — protein MDTELDRDCIMLTDSGAVWRSVLLSILVHLLLVSLFLFYGSSLALHPRGFTEEKYMLVALNSLATPGRSSAAFGDGGSPGDNAERPHSEKPLAVASTPPIKQPDASHHQVSQKHIKPKSAAIKPVSVASRPLTMTKPPETQTSSEIAQTPSAPEAEEATSAVASATSASGNAVAQTDQSSSNIPEGGKTTESSSGSGSGNGAGSGNGTGNDNGNGSGNGRGNGNGSGNGQGPIISTFGSAEGPKFMRQIMPHYPRMAKLEGLEGTVVLLLMLDKNGRIVDIEVISGAGHGFDEAAIEAVRDSTFSPAQKNGIPVACKALFPVRFKLR, from the coding sequence ATGGATACGGAACTTGATAGAGATTGCATAATGTTGACGGATTCAGGAGCAGTCTGGCGGTCTGTACTGCTTTCCATTTTGGTACATCTGCTCCTTGTAAGTCTGTTCCTTTTTTATGGGTCGTCGTTGGCACTGCATCCCAGAGGCTTTACGGAAGAAAAATACATGTTGGTGGCGCTGAACAGCTTGGCGACACCGGGCAGGAGCTCCGCTGCTTTCGGCGATGGGGGAAGTCCCGGGGACAACGCTGAAAGACCTCATTCTGAAAAACCCCTTGCCGTGGCTTCAACACCACCGATCAAACAACCGGATGCCTCTCATCATCAAGTGTCGCAAAAACACATCAAACCCAAATCTGCTGCGATCAAACCCGTTTCTGTTGCAAGCCGGCCCCTCACGATGACAAAGCCCCCCGAAACCCAGACGTCATCTGAAATCGCTCAAACGCCTTCAGCACCTGAGGCTGAAGAGGCAACATCGGCGGTTGCATCGGCAACATCGGCCTCCGGAAACGCTGTGGCTCAAACGGATCAGTCTTCATCCAATATCCCGGAAGGGGGAAAAACGACCGAATCCAGTTCAGGCTCGGGAAGCGGCAATGGCGCGGGGTCTGGAAACGGAACCGGCAACGATAACGGTAATGGATCAGGAAATGGACGTGGCAACGGCAACGGTTCCGGTAACGGGCAGGGACCTATCATAAGCACCTTCGGTTCCGCGGAAGGCCCAAAATTTATGAGGCAAATCATGCCGCATTATCCGCGTATGGCAAAGCTGGAAGGCCTCGAAGGAACAGTCGTTCTGCTATTGATGCTGGATAAAAACGGACGGATAGTCGATATCGAGGTGATCTCCGGGGCCGGACACGGGTTCGATGAAGCGGCCATTGAGGCAGTTCGCGACTCCACATTTTCACCAGCGCAAAAAAATGGCATCCCTGTCGCTTGCAAAGCGCTATTCCCCGTAAGGTTTAAACTGAGATAA
- a CDS encoding TonB-dependent receptor plug domain-containing protein: MKRKGNIMVWLAASLIVAGTVFAQEEEGKGLMRQVGTVFTLGEVVVTGERDAVEKIATTETIDEEQMELSTSRNVSSALDTMPGVFLNVGTRNERSYTVRGFDQRYVPIFFDGIPIYVPNDGYVDGGKLPTANISQVTLTKGNASVLYGPNTMGGAINIISKKPEKKIEGKFDIGGRQSNTYDSNLYIGSRQDKFYVAANAGYLNSDGYRVSNDMEIGPNQGHGTRNNSDIDQKNGSFKLGFTPAEGHEYAFGVNHTDSEWGLPPHAYATTRPELKWWRFTDWKKDTYYLIGDSSITDKLSSKIRIYHDTYYNVLDSYDDNTYTTQTMKYAFHSTYDDHSDGGSLTLRGAYIPQNITSFSFHYKDDVHQEQDARGASWERYESENFSFGLENDYAILDNLSFVAGISYDMQKPKYANGAAVRGDDNAFNPQGGIHYTVLKDLGFHFSVGKKTRFPTLMELYSGLLSKNIPNPNLTKEESINYELGVEKPLPGRNSASLNLFYSDVSDLIVNKNVSPGVNQYQNIGKADLKGVELTLKSMWIPSNTFELSYTYLKSEDRSPNRTSDHLEERPENKLYLSDLYQLMDWLALYGKLIYYSKQWYEDANAGWQELEGFVTFDFKLIGTFSNHLTLEAGVQNLFDKDYSLSYGYPREGRTFFGVLRTTF, translated from the coding sequence ATGAAACGGAAAGGAAACATCATGGTGTGGCTGGCCGCAAGCCTGATCGTGGCTGGCACGGTCTTTGCCCAGGAAGAGGAAGGCAAGGGCCTCATGCGGCAGGTGGGCACAGTATTTACCCTCGGTGAGGTGGTGGTGACCGGAGAAAGAGATGCCGTGGAAAAAATCGCCACCACAGAGACTATCGACGAGGAACAGATGGAACTCAGCACATCCAGGAACGTATCAAGCGCACTCGACACCATGCCTGGAGTCTTTCTCAACGTGGGAACCCGGAATGAGCGCTCCTATACGGTCCGGGGGTTCGATCAGCGGTATGTCCCCATTTTTTTCGACGGCATCCCGATTTACGTGCCCAATGACGGATATGTGGACGGGGGAAAACTTCCCACGGCCAACATTTCACAGGTTACGCTCACCAAAGGAAACGCTTCGGTACTCTATGGGCCTAACACCATGGGGGGAGCCATCAACATCATCTCCAAAAAGCCCGAGAAGAAGATTGAGGGCAAGTTTGACATTGGTGGAAGACAGTCCAACACCTACGATTCCAACCTGTATATCGGTTCCCGTCAGGATAAGTTCTATGTGGCTGCTAACGCCGGCTACCTCAATTCAGACGGTTACCGTGTATCCAACGATATGGAGATTGGTCCCAATCAAGGGCATGGCACGCGGAACAACTCGGATATCGATCAAAAAAACGGTTCGTTCAAGTTAGGATTTACCCCTGCCGAAGGGCACGAATACGCTTTCGGCGTGAATCACACCGACAGCGAATGGGGCCTCCCGCCCCATGCATACGCCACCACCCGGCCCGAACTCAAATGGTGGCGTTTTACCGACTGGAAAAAGGACACCTATTATCTCATCGGCGATTCCAGCATCACGGACAAGCTCTCCTCCAAAATCCGCATTTATCACGATACCTACTACAATGTCCTGGATTCCTATGACGACAACACCTACACGACGCAGACCATGAAATACGCCTTTCACAGCACCTACGACGACCACAGCGATGGCGGATCGCTTACCTTGCGGGGAGCCTACATTCCCCAAAACATCACCAGCTTTTCCTTCCATTATAAGGATGATGTTCACCAGGAACAGGACGCCAGGGGTGCATCCTGGGAAAGATATGAAAGCGAGAATTTTTCATTCGGGCTTGAAAACGACTATGCCATCCTTGACAACCTCTCATTTGTGGCGGGGATCAGCTATGACATGCAAAAGCCCAAATACGCCAACGGCGCAGCAGTGAGAGGTGATGACAACGCCTTCAACCCTCAGGGCGGCATCCACTATACCGTTCTCAAAGACCTGGGTTTTCATTTCTCGGTGGGCAAGAAGACGCGCTTTCCGACGTTGATGGAGTTATATTCCGGGCTCCTCAGCAAAAATATACCCAATCCCAATCTGACCAAGGAAGAGTCTATCAATTATGAACTGGGCGTGGAAAAGCCCTTGCCCGGTAGGAATTCTGCAAGCCTCAATCTTTTCTATTCCGATGTCAGCGACCTGATCGTCAACAAGAATGTCAGTCCCGGCGTCAATCAGTATCAGAACATCGGAAAAGCCGACCTGAAGGGGGTCGAACTCACCCTGAAGTCCATGTGGATACCCAGCAACACCTTTGAATTGAGCTACACCTACCTGAAGTCCGAGGATCGGTCTCCCAACCGCACCAGCGACCATCTTGAAGAAAGACCGGAAAACAAACTCTATCTGAGCGATCTCTATCAGCTTATGGATTGGCTGGCCTTGTATGGCAAGCTGATATACTACTCCAAGCAGTGGTACGAAGACGCTAACGCGGGATGGCAGGAGCTGGAAGGGTTCGTCACTTTCGATTTCAAGCTCATCGGGACCTTCTCCAATCACCTCACGCTGGAAGCGGGGGTCCAGAACCTGTTCGACAAGGATTACTCCCTCTCGTATGGGTATCCACGGGAGGGAAGGACCTTCTTTGGCGTGCTGCGGACAACATTTTGA
- a CDS encoding winged helix-turn-helix domain-containing protein, translated as MAANPRIPEKDQTSAAGDGRNSVTMTGNPGGPFFIRSKIWFEDSSGEVIFGLGRLKMLEAIERNGSIQAAAKELKMSYRALWGRITATEKRMGRQLLTRNVGGSAGGGSRLTPFAKILLESFREIHRRIAVESDRLYQTEVLPEITRPED; from the coding sequence ATGGCTGCAAATCCAAGAATTCCGGAAAAAGATCAGACATCGGCTGCGGGAGATGGAAGGAATTCGGTGACGATGACGGGAAATCCCGGAGGCCCGTTTTTTATCCGTTCGAAAATCTGGTTCGAAGACAGCTCGGGGGAGGTGATTTTCGGCCTGGGACGCCTGAAAATGCTGGAAGCCATCGAAAGAAATGGATCGATTCAGGCTGCCGCCAAAGAGCTGAAGATGAGTTACCGCGCCTTATGGGGAAGAATAACGGCAACCGAAAAACGAATGGGTCGGCAATTGTTGACGCGCAACGTAGGCGGTTCAGCCGGGGGCGGATCCAGGTTGACGCCATTTGCGAAAATACTTCTGGAAAGTTTTCGGGAGATCCACCGACGCATTGCTGTCGAGTCGGACCGGCTGTATCAGACGGAGGTTTTACCGGAAATTACCCGACCGGAGGATTGA
- a CDS encoding substrate-binding domain-containing protein → MMKRFMVCSCIALALIAGFVTGSPAEQKGFVLLASTIGPIDSGIVDVLEQAFETETGIRVRHIGMGTGATLKLAQKGAIDLVMVHARSLEEKFVAEGYGTERIDLMYNDFVIVGPPNDPAGIRNMKSAVDALRKIAQTGALFISRGDRSGTHVAEMNLWSIAGVEPKGAWYEIYEKGSLGNGATLKYVSEKSAYTAIDRATFLSLQKQIHSVILVENDEVLLNFISLIPVNPKKFPNTNLKDAMIFVNWLTAVDKGQKIIQEFGKDRYGASLFFPNSKQWKQHRP, encoded by the coding sequence ATGATGAAGAGATTCATGGTGTGTAGCTGCATTGCGCTGGCCCTGATCGCCGGTTTTGTCACCGGCAGTCCTGCAGAACAGAAAGGGTTTGTCCTCCTGGCCAGCACGATCGGTCCCATCGATTCGGGAATTGTCGATGTTCTGGAGCAGGCATTCGAAACGGAAACCGGAATTCGCGTGCGGCATATCGGAATGGGTACGGGTGCAACGTTGAAACTCGCCCAAAAAGGTGCGATCGATCTGGTCATGGTGCATGCACGGTCACTCGAAGAAAAATTTGTAGCAGAAGGGTATGGAACGGAACGTATCGATCTCATGTACAATGACTTCGTGATCGTAGGGCCTCCGAATGATCCTGCCGGGATTCGAAATATGAAAAGCGCTGTCGATGCGCTCCGCAAAATCGCCCAAACAGGTGCCTTGTTCATCAGTCGGGGAGATCGCTCCGGCACACATGTAGCGGAAATGAATTTATGGTCGATTGCCGGAGTCGAACCCAAAGGGGCATGGTACGAAATCTACGAGAAAGGCTCTCTGGGTAACGGAGCGACATTGAAATATGTCAGTGAAAAATCAGCCTATACAGCTATTGATCGGGCAACGTTTCTCTCGCTGCAAAAACAAATCCACTCCGTCATTCTGGTCGAAAACGATGAAGTCCTGCTCAATTTCATTTCGCTGATCCCCGTCAATCCGAAAAAATTTCCCAATACGAATTTAAAGGATGCGATGATATTCGTCAACTGGCTGACTGCCGTCGACAAGGGGCAGAAGATCATCCAGGAATTTGGAAAAGATCGCTATGGCGCCAGCCTGTTTTTCCCCAATTCCAAACAGTGGAAACAGCACCGGCCATAG
- a CDS encoding substrate-binding domain-containing protein has protein sequence MNKLFVGRHWLRGSMAVALLSLLWIAAASAAEVKDIILSTTTSTVDSGLLDELVPIFEKQTGYRVKTIAVGTGQALAMGEKGEADVLLVHAPAAEKKLVDVGIGINYRLVMHNDFILAGPSKDPAGLKGKSAVEALKAIAATQSVFISRGDDSGTHKKELSLWKEAGIDPKGKPWYQESGQGMGATLSMASQKGAYTLTDRGTYLSQKAHLELAILCEGDKPLLNIYHVMQVNPEKFSKVNASGAKAFVDFMIAPETQKRIGEFGKDKYGAPLFFPDAATESGKP, from the coding sequence ATGAACAAGTTGTTTGTAGGCCGTCACTGGTTAAGGGGTTCCATGGCTGTTGCGCTGCTATCGTTGTTATGGATTGCCGCCGCATCTGCCGCAGAGGTCAAAGACATCATCCTCTCCACGACGACATCGACGGTCGATTCCGGCCTTCTCGACGAGCTGGTGCCGATTTTCGAAAAACAGACGGGATACCGTGTGAAAACCATTGCCGTCGGTACGGGTCAAGCCCTTGCCATGGGTGAGAAGGGAGAAGCGGATGTGCTGCTGGTGCATGCCCCGGCAGCCGAGAAAAAACTGGTGGATGTCGGCATCGGCATCAACTACCGGCTCGTGATGCACAACGACTTCATCCTCGCAGGACCATCGAAAGATCCGGCCGGCCTTAAGGGCAAATCCGCAGTCGAGGCGCTCAAAGCCATCGCCGCAACCCAATCGGTTTTCATTTCGCGGGGCGATGATTCCGGAACCCACAAGAAGGAGCTTTCTCTCTGGAAAGAAGCGGGCATTGACCCCAAAGGAAAACCCTGGTATCAGGAATCGGGCCAGGGAATGGGGGCGACGCTATCGATGGCTTCCCAGAAAGGCGCCTACACATTGACCGACCGGGGTACGTACCTGTCCCAAAAAGCGCATCTCGAGCTTGCCATTCTGTGTGAGGGAGACAAACCCTTGCTCAACATTTACCATGTCATGCAGGTGAATCCGGAGAAGTTCAGCAAGGTAAACGCTTCGGGAGCCAAGGCCTTCGTCGATTTCATGATCGCACCGGAAACACAGAAACGCATCGGTGAATTCGGGAAGGACAAATACGGTGCACCGCTCTTTTTCCCGGATGCCGCAACAGAATCCGGGAAACCGTGA